Proteins encoded in a region of the Paenibacillus sp. W2I17 genome:
- a CDS encoding alpha-N-arabinofuranosidase → MLIDKDFQIAEVDPRVYGSFIEHLGRAVYGGIYDPGHPTADAQGFRQDAIEAIKALNVPIVRYPGGNFVSGYNWEDGVGPVAERKRRLELAWWTIETNAVGTNEFADWAKLVGTEVMMAVNLGTRGIDAARNLIEYCNHPFGTYWSDLRISHGYKDPHKFKTWCLGNEMDGPWQIGAMTAYEYGRLANETAKAMKWVDPEIELVACGSSSRDMSTFADWEATVLDLTYENVDYLSLHQYYNNNKDNTYDFLATSLDLDQFIDSVASICDFVQAKKRSKKKLMLSLDEWNVWKSIGTSRMEERWQIAPPEFEDVYTHEDALAVGCYLITILKHADRVKMACLAQLINTIAPIMTENNGAIWFQTTYFPFMHASNFGRGTVLRSITSSPKYDSKDFTDVPYLEAISVHDEENGTITIFAVNRHLDEKLELNVDLRSFGETTFVEHIVLENNDLKATNTKENPRNVVPHNGGYTTVDQGKVQAVLNKASWNVIRLKTKQA, encoded by the coding sequence ATGCTTATTGATAAAGACTTTCAGATTGCTGAAGTAGATCCGCGTGTCTATGGTTCATTTATAGAACATCTGGGACGGGCGGTATACGGCGGTATTTATGATCCAGGTCATCCTACGGCAGATGCTCAAGGTTTCCGTCAGGATGCCATTGAAGCGATTAAAGCTTTGAATGTGCCAATTGTTCGTTATCCGGGCGGCAATTTCGTATCCGGTTACAATTGGGAGGACGGCGTTGGTCCGGTAGCGGAACGTAAACGCAGACTTGAACTCGCTTGGTGGACGATTGAAACGAATGCGGTAGGAACAAACGAATTTGCAGATTGGGCCAAACTGGTTGGAACCGAAGTCATGATGGCTGTAAATCTGGGTACTCGCGGCATTGATGCGGCCAGAAACCTGATCGAATACTGTAACCACCCATTTGGCACATACTGGAGTGATCTGCGTATCTCTCACGGTTACAAGGACCCGCATAAATTCAAAACCTGGTGTCTAGGCAACGAAATGGATGGCCCTTGGCAGATTGGTGCAATGACTGCATATGAATATGGCCGTCTTGCCAATGAGACAGCCAAAGCGATGAAATGGGTTGATCCGGAAATTGAGCTTGTGGCTTGCGGCAGTTCCAGCCGTGACATGAGTACATTTGCAGATTGGGAAGCAACCGTGCTGGATCTTACCTATGAAAATGTGGACTACTTGTCCCTGCATCAGTATTACAACAACAATAAAGACAACACGTATGACTTCCTGGCGACATCGCTGGATCTGGATCAATTTATTGATAGTGTTGCTTCAATCTGTGATTTTGTACAAGCCAAGAAACGCAGCAAAAAGAAATTAATGCTGTCTCTGGATGAATGGAATGTCTGGAAATCCATCGGCACAAGCCGTATGGAAGAACGCTGGCAGATTGCGCCTCCAGAGTTTGAAGATGTGTATACACATGAAGATGCACTGGCCGTGGGCTGTTATCTGATTACCATACTCAAGCACGCCGACCGTGTAAAAATGGCTTGCCTTGCTCAGTTGATTAACACCATTGCACCAATCATGACGGAAAATAACGGAGCAATCTGGTTCCAGACGACGTATTTCCCATTCATGCACGCATCCAACTTCGGTCGTGGTACGGTGTTGCGATCCATTACCTCTTCACCTAAATATGATTCCAAAGACTTTACAGATGTGCCTTATCTCGAAGCGATCAGTGTGCATGATGAAGAGAACGGCACGATCACAATCTTTGCGGTGAACAGACATCTGGATGAGAAGTTGGAACTGAATGTGGATCTGCGTTCCTTCGGAGAAACCACATTTGTGGAGCATATCGTATTGGAGAACAACGACTTGAAAGCCACCAATACCAAAGAAAACCCACGTAACGTTGTTCCTCACAACGGCGGATATACAACGGTTGACCAGGGTAAAGTGCAAGCAGTCTTGAACAAAGCATCATGGAACGTGATTCGCCTCAAAACCAAACAGGCATAA
- a CDS encoding DsbA family protein, giving the protein MSNESMMCDLETGVCGVNEEEAMQEINLNHVEKRITLYYATDPICSHCWALEPVLHRFVEEYGHYFTLQIKMGGLLANWNGFSDGANGIQKPSDVAAHWKEVGEHSRMPIDGSLWHDNPILSSYPPSRVFKVIQSTHPGKEQDFLRRAREAVFAFNRNIGEDDVLTDIVNQLGLNGKEVVEAAAQQSTQELLEEDFESVASLGVRGFPSIIIVNEENQGMKIVGARSLETYVQALQQVLGGDLKPKQINSLEQKINEGHLLFSKEMEVLYNIEKSDIESYVKSELVEHTYRMGHILNEMYIEHI; this is encoded by the coding sequence GTGAGTAACGAATCTATGATGTGTGATCTGGAAACAGGCGTATGTGGTGTGAATGAGGAAGAGGCGATGCAAGAAATCAATCTGAATCACGTTGAGAAAAGGATAACTCTATATTACGCAACAGATCCGATCTGCTCTCACTGCTGGGCGCTTGAGCCTGTGCTTCATCGGTTTGTTGAGGAATACGGCCATTATTTTACGCTGCAAATCAAAATGGGTGGGCTACTGGCTAACTGGAATGGTTTTTCGGATGGTGCTAACGGGATTCAGAAACCTTCGGACGTTGCAGCGCATTGGAAGGAAGTGGGTGAACATTCACGCATGCCCATCGACGGTTCCTTATGGCATGATAATCCAATACTTTCTTCCTATCCGCCATCTCGCGTATTTAAGGTCATTCAGAGTACACACCCTGGGAAAGAGCAGGACTTTTTAAGACGTGCGCGTGAAGCTGTGTTTGCATTTAATCGAAATATTGGAGAAGATGATGTGCTGACGGATATCGTTAATCAACTGGGCTTGAATGGTAAAGAAGTGGTTGAGGCGGCTGCACAGCAATCTACACAAGAGTTATTAGAGGAAGACTTTGAGAGTGTCGCTAGTTTGGGAGTTAGAGGTTTCCCATCAATTATCATTGTGAATGAAGAGAACCAGGGTATGAAAATTGTCGGAGCGCGTTCTCTTGAAACATATGTGCAAGCACTTCAGCAGGTGCTTGGTGGTGATCTGAAACCAAAACAAATAAACTCGTTGGAGCAGAAAATCAATGAGGGACACCTTCTTTTTTCTAAAGAAATGGAGGTCTTGTACAATATCGAAAAGAGTGATATTGAATCATATGTGAAATCTGAATTGGTAGAGCACACATATCGTATGGGTCATATTTTGAATGAGATGTATATTGAGCATATCTGA
- a CDS encoding helix-turn-helix domain-containing protein, giving the protein MKYEFNFDQLCPATYAFQVIGGKWNLPILAILSENDCIRYNELKRRLPGITGTMLTNCLKDLIHSGIVHREQYNEVPPRVEYSLTESGKELVPLIESMVIWGQKNMTAGVKQQDI; this is encoded by the coding sequence GTGAAATACGAGTTTAATTTCGATCAGTTATGTCCAGCGACTTATGCATTTCAGGTCATTGGAGGCAAGTGGAATCTTCCGATCCTGGCAATCCTCAGTGAAAATGACTGTATACGTTACAATGAATTAAAAAGAAGATTGCCTGGCATTACCGGAACGATGCTAACGAACTGTTTGAAGGATTTGATTCATTCCGGCATCGTGCATCGGGAGCAATATAACGAGGTGCCACCGAGAGTGGAGTATTCGCTCACAGAATCGGGCAAGGAATTGGTTCCTTTAATTGAATCCATGGTAATATGGGGTCAGAAAAATATGACAGCAGGCGTGAAGCAACAAGATATATAA
- a CDS encoding NUDIX domain-containing protein: MERKIRNSAKALIIKDGRMLAMKQDDNDEVIYILPGGSQNAGETLTDAVKREVAEEIGIDVEPLSLEFVIEGVYGEALHRVDFVFLCEYIGLMDQDSSILPSDENQVEYEWLEIKNINELPLFPAKLRKQIIRLVDGEKTVMYLGNEEDDDLDS, translated from the coding sequence ATGGAGAGAAAGATTAGAAATTCTGCAAAAGCATTGATCATTAAAGACGGGAGAATGCTTGCAATGAAGCAGGATGATAATGATGAAGTCATCTACATCCTGCCTGGTGGGAGCCAGAATGCAGGTGAAACCCTGACGGATGCTGTGAAGCGTGAAGTTGCGGAAGAAATCGGAATAGATGTAGAACCGTTATCACTGGAATTTGTCATTGAAGGTGTATACGGTGAAGCTCTTCATCGTGTAGATTTTGTTTTTTTATGCGAGTACATAGGTTTGATGGACCAAGATAGTTCTATTCTGCCAAGTGACGAAAATCAGGTGGAATATGAATGGCTCGAAATTAAAAATATAAATGAACTACCTTTATTTCCTGCAAAATTACGAAAGCAGATCATTAGATTGGTTGATGGAGAAAAAACGGTTATGTATTTAGGAAATGAGGAAGATGACGACCTGGATAGTTAG
- a CDS encoding LysR family transcriptional regulator codes for MEIRQLKTFWTLASTCSFSQTAELLSYVPSTITMQIKSLEEELGVKLLDRLGKKVVLTDAGQQFLPYATKILNDVEEAKCISSQHGELAGTVVIGADEVLCAYLLPALFKRFRADYPGVRLLFRPLSGQELKSSLREGHADVVFVLDEPINSKDLQSEFLKDETFQMVVSPDHMLASRSVLVIDDFHKQHFLLTEKNCSYRTHFDQSITKKGVDALTELEFHSVEAIKQCVVAGLGIALLPEMALKKELSDGEVVALPWDLSDVSFSAQMLWHREKWISPSMAAFMEVAKSELI; via the coding sequence ATGGAAATACGCCAGCTAAAAACCTTTTGGACACTTGCATCGACCTGCAGCTTTAGTCAAACTGCTGAATTACTGAGCTATGTACCGTCTACCATAACCATGCAAATCAAATCGCTGGAAGAAGAGCTTGGGGTGAAATTGCTGGATCGATTAGGCAAAAAGGTCGTGTTAACGGATGCTGGCCAACAGTTTCTACCATATGCCACTAAGATATTAAACGATGTAGAGGAAGCAAAGTGCATATCCAGTCAGCACGGAGAATTGGCGGGGACGGTTGTGATCGGAGCAGACGAAGTGCTGTGTGCATATCTTCTTCCAGCCTTGTTCAAACGCTTCCGAGCGGACTATCCTGGTGTGCGGTTATTGTTCCGCCCCTTGTCAGGGCAAGAGCTTAAATCGAGTCTGAGAGAAGGGCATGCCGATGTCGTTTTTGTATTGGATGAGCCAATTAATTCCAAAGACCTTCAGTCAGAGTTTTTAAAGGATGAGACCTTTCAAATGGTGGTTTCTCCCGATCATATGTTAGCATCGCGTTCCGTGTTGGTCATTGATGACTTCCACAAACAGCATTTTCTACTGACCGAAAAGAACTGTTCGTATCGCACTCATTTTGACCAATCCATAACAAAGAAAGGTGTGGATGCTCTGACAGAGCTGGAGTTTCATAGTGTAGAAGCCATTAAACAATGTGTTGTGGCTGGTCTAGGGATCGCTTTATTACCTGAAATGGCTTTGAAGAAAGAGTTGAGCGATGGGGAAGTGGTTGCTCTGCCGTGGGATTTATCAGATGTATCCTTTTCTGCGCAAATGCTCTGGCATCGGGAAAAATGGATCTCTCCGTCCATGGCTGCTTTCATGGAGGTCGCCAAGAGTGAGTTAATTTGA
- a CDS encoding alpha/beta fold hydrolase: MNDYETYNLGVTLLQSGQQLPQAFIAYKTYGNLNAAKDNVIVVPTWFAGIHTDNEWLIGTDKALDPSRYFIIVPNMLGNGLSSSPSNTPAPYDKDNFPLISMYDNVRAQHQLITQKFGISKIKLVVGWSLGAMQVYQWGTSYPEMVERIAPFGGTAKSRPHTQLVFKAMIAALQADSNYKNGRYEHPPVAGLAAMGRAYAPWGFSQAYYLEKLYQSEGYDSLKSYVEDYWDQVFLPFDANDLITMLRTGIYGDISDNPVDDGNFEQALSKITAPALVMPGSSDLFFTPEDSSYDAQHMPNAVYQPVESKWGHCFGIGANEEDSLVIDRHLKQFLET; the protein is encoded by the coding sequence ATGAACGATTATGAAACATATAACCTTGGAGTTACATTACTTCAATCGGGACAACAGCTCCCTCAAGCCTTTATCGCTTACAAAACCTATGGAAACTTAAATGCGGCAAAGGACAATGTTATTGTTGTCCCAACATGGTTTGCTGGAATTCACACAGATAATGAATGGTTAATTGGAACGGACAAAGCACTGGACCCCAGTCGTTATTTTATCATTGTGCCCAATATGTTGGGTAACGGATTATCGTCTTCTCCAAGTAATACCCCTGCCCCATATGATAAGGACAACTTTCCCCTCATCTCCATGTATGACAATGTGCGTGCCCAACATCAACTCATCACTCAAAAATTCGGTATCTCCAAAATCAAACTTGTTGTGGGCTGGTCTCTGGGAGCCATGCAGGTTTATCAATGGGGAACCAGTTATCCTGAGATGGTCGAGCGTATTGCCCCCTTTGGCGGGACGGCAAAGAGCAGACCCCATACACAGTTGGTATTCAAAGCAATGATCGCGGCGTTACAGGCAGATTCGAATTATAAAAATGGTAGATATGAACACCCTCCGGTTGCCGGTCTCGCAGCGATGGGAAGAGCTTATGCTCCATGGGGGTTCTCGCAGGCGTACTATTTGGAGAAATTGTACCAATCTGAGGGTTACGACTCCTTGAAATCTTATGTAGAAGATTACTGGGATCAAGTATTTCTTCCCTTCGATGCTAACGACTTGATTACCATGTTGCGTACAGGAATCTATGGAGACATTAGCGATAATCCCGTAGATGACGGCAACTTCGAACAGGCGTTAAGCAAGATCACTGCTCCTGCACTCGTTATGCCAGGATCAAGTGACTTGTTTTTCACGCCAGAAGACAGTTCGTATGATGCTCAGCATATGCCAAACGCGGTGTATCAACCTGTAGAGTCCAAGTGGGGACACTGCTTTGGAATCGGAGCAAACGAAGAGGATTCACTCGTTATCGATCGTCATCTAAAGCAATTTTTGGAGACATGA
- a CDS encoding extracellular solute-binding protein — translation MNKKTKTLVLSVCMSTLLLAACSNGSGADKGSTTDTDSNEAGTTTIHTVTSEYSSAKYPKGDDITNNVWIKRYKEKFNINVKTDWVSDEYDTKLNLAIASNDLPDVFRVNPSQLRQLVEADMVMDLTEVFDQHASDRLKGYMEADADSYESGKKDGKLYGIPQMHWGLIEQPDFIWIRNDWKEELGVQDPKSVEDIKNIALKFMEKHGGYGIAVDQSLDYLNLLAIAWNAHPDMWMEDSTGKLVYGSVQPEMKNALAEWSEWYKRGIIDPEFAIKDFNAMNADIVAGKVGMQPYYQWWGYNPGVDTVSNLGKDAIFYPYIIPTVDGKEAKQSIFFANNNYIVMKKGFKSPEEVIKILNDYAYIVDEGNGKESTETLSALLDNDIAHVVGAFRVLNPNSDYEQFEAVSAALQSKDTSGLTTSGMWQKYNNSVEFLENATPGAVGDYLQQGAPKNAYGLAKKVLDSENYTKTALWGVTPEILSSYGTTLDDILTEGFTKIIMGSESIDYFDVIVQNWRAAGGDDATQAVNEAYGKK, via the coding sequence ATGAACAAGAAAACGAAAACCTTAGTCTTGTCTGTGTGCATGTCAACCTTATTACTCGCAGCCTGTAGCAATGGAAGCGGTGCTGATAAAGGTTCAACGACGGACACGGATTCCAACGAGGCTGGAACAACAACCATTCATACCGTAACATCAGAATACTCTTCTGCAAAATATCCAAAGGGCGACGATATCACCAACAATGTATGGATTAAGCGATACAAAGAGAAGTTTAATATCAACGTCAAAACAGACTGGGTTAGCGATGAGTACGATACAAAACTCAATTTGGCTATCGCATCGAACGATCTTCCTGACGTATTCAGAGTTAATCCATCACAACTGAGACAGTTAGTCGAAGCAGATATGGTCATGGACCTTACCGAGGTATTTGATCAACACGCTTCAGATCGTCTCAAAGGTTACATGGAAGCAGATGCGGACAGTTACGAGTCTGGAAAGAAAGACGGTAAGCTATACGGGATACCACAGATGCACTGGGGATTAATTGAACAACCAGACTTCATCTGGATCCGGAACGACTGGAAAGAAGAATTGGGAGTCCAAGATCCGAAATCTGTGGAAGACATCAAAAATATTGCACTAAAATTCATGGAAAAGCACGGTGGTTATGGTATAGCGGTAGACCAATCGTTGGATTACCTCAACCTGCTGGCCATTGCATGGAATGCGCATCCGGATATGTGGATGGAGGATAGCACTGGAAAACTCGTGTACGGCTCCGTGCAGCCTGAGATGAAAAATGCGCTTGCTGAGTGGTCAGAATGGTACAAGCGAGGTATCATTGATCCTGAATTTGCAATCAAAGACTTTAATGCGATGAACGCTGACATTGTAGCCGGCAAAGTAGGCATGCAGCCTTATTACCAGTGGTGGGGTTATAATCCGGGTGTCGATACGGTATCCAATCTGGGTAAGGACGCCATCTTCTACCCTTATATCATCCCTACTGTTGATGGGAAAGAAGCCAAACAATCCATTTTCTTCGCCAACAACAATTATATCGTTATGAAAAAGGGATTTAAGAGCCCTGAAGAAGTGATCAAAATTTTGAACGACTATGCTTATATTGTGGATGAAGGCAATGGCAAGGAATCCACAGAAACGTTATCCGCCTTGCTGGACAACGATATTGCCCATGTTGTTGGAGCGTTCCGTGTACTTAATCCGAATTCCGATTACGAGCAATTTGAGGCGGTCTCCGCTGCCCTTCAATCCAAGGATACCAGTGGACTCACGACTTCGGGTATGTGGCAAAAATATAACAACAGTGTGGAATTCCTAGAGAATGCAACCCCAGGAGCAGTTGGTGATTATTTGCAACAAGGAGCTCCAAAGAACGCGTATGGTCTTGCCAAGAAAGTACTGGACAGCGAGAACTATACAAAGACGGCCTTATGGGGTGTTACGCCAGAAATACTTTCAAGCTACGGCACAACCTTGGATGATATCCTGACCGAAGGCTTCACCAAGATCATTATGGGTAGCGAAAGTATCGATTATTTCGATGTTATTGTCCAGAATTGGCGTGCAGCCGGGGGCGATGACGCAACTCAGGCAGTTAATGAAGCCTACGGGAAGAAATAA
- a CDS encoding sugar ABC transporter permease, with the protein MLRKWKQQSPYHLMLIPSLVLVFIFCYIPFYGLIIAFQKYNPGLGFNSPWVGWDNFAHIFNQPNFVRTIWNTLYMSVFKIIGGIIVPVIFALLLNEVLHSGIKRTFQTLVYIPNFLSWVIMAGIMLDILSSDGIINTFLSVFGIAPISFLGTPSIFPWTMIVSDIWKGFGFGTVVYLAALTSIDPGLYEAAVIDGAKRWKQTVYITLPLLMPTIVLMTVLSLGNVLNAGFDQIYNLYSPVVYQTGDIIDTYVYRLGIQQAQYSIGTAVGLFKSIISSVLVAVSYILAYRVAGYRIF; encoded by the coding sequence ATGTTGAGAAAATGGAAGCAGCAGAGTCCTTACCATCTCATGTTGATTCCAAGCCTGGTCTTGGTCTTCATCTTTTGTTACATCCCTTTCTACGGACTTATTATTGCGTTTCAGAAGTACAATCCGGGCCTCGGCTTCAACTCGCCATGGGTTGGATGGGATAATTTTGCCCACATATTTAATCAGCCGAACTTCGTAAGAACGATCTGGAATACATTGTACATGTCTGTCTTTAAGATTATCGGTGGTATAATCGTGCCAGTAATTTTCGCATTACTGCTTAACGAGGTACTGCACAGTGGAATTAAACGTACATTTCAAACCCTTGTCTACATCCCGAACTTCCTCTCTTGGGTCATTATGGCTGGCATCATGCTGGATATCCTTAGCTCCGACGGCATTATCAATACATTTCTAAGTGTATTTGGGATTGCACCGATCTCCTTCCTTGGCACACCCTCTATTTTTCCTTGGACGATGATTGTGAGTGACATATGGAAAGGCTTCGGATTTGGCACGGTTGTTTATTTGGCAGCTCTGACCAGTATTGATCCGGGACTTTATGAGGCCGCAGTGATCGACGGAGCGAAACGGTGGAAGCAGACCGTCTACATCACGTTGCCTCTCCTCATGCCAACCATTGTTTTAATGACCGTACTTTCACTTGGGAACGTACTCAATGCTGGCTTTGACCAAATCTATAATCTCTACTCCCCTGTTGTTTATCAGACCGGTGATATTATTGATACCTATGTCTACCGTTTAGGAATTCAACAAGCACAGTATTCAATTGGTACCGCTGTCGGGTTATTCAAATCGATCATTTCCAGTGTTCTCGTTGCTGTATCGTACATCCTGGCTTACAGAGTGGCTGGCTATCGCATCTTCTAA
- a CDS encoding carbohydrate ABC transporter permease yields the protein MIYDKSMSRRVFLIINYTILLLISLLCILPFINLLAVSFSSSAAVSAGSVTFWPVEFTTKAYEFALTGGSFFSSLWVAIQRTVIGTLVNLVLIVLTAYPLSKSKQKLMGRNIYMGFFIVTMLFSGGLIPTYLVVVKMGLIDSIWSLILPGALPVFSMIILMNFIRGLPEEIEESAIIDGAGPVQVLLRILLPLLKPALATVGLFSIVAHWNSWFDGIIYMNNPDNYPLQSYLQTLLQSFEQIMLKSGSDYTQLLSMMNARTGRAAQMFLGAIPILLVYPFLQKYFTKGLVLGSVKG from the coding sequence ATGATCTATGATAAAAGTATGAGCAGGCGTGTATTTCTTATCATAAACTACACCATATTGCTTCTAATCTCTCTCCTATGTATCCTGCCGTTTATCAACCTGCTGGCTGTTTCATTCAGCAGCAGCGCAGCTGTATCTGCGGGGAGTGTTACGTTCTGGCCTGTGGAATTTACAACAAAAGCCTATGAATTTGCGTTAACGGGAGGATCATTTTTCTCCTCTCTCTGGGTGGCCATCCAGCGAACCGTTATCGGAACGTTGGTGAATCTGGTTCTGATCGTACTCACGGCTTATCCCCTCTCCAAATCCAAGCAAAAATTAATGGGGCGTAATATCTATATGGGATTTTTCATCGTAACCATGTTATTCAGTGGAGGACTAATTCCAACCTATCTCGTGGTTGTGAAAATGGGATTAATCGATTCCATTTGGTCTCTGATCCTGCCTGGAGCCCTCCCCGTATTCAGTATGATTATCCTCATGAATTTCATTAGAGGTTTGCCCGAGGAGATTGAAGAATCAGCCATTATCGATGGTGCTGGGCCAGTACAGGTATTGCTTCGTATTCTACTCCCACTTCTCAAGCCCGCTCTCGCTACGGTTGGTTTGTTCAGTATCGTTGCTCACTGGAATTCGTGGTTCGATGGCATTATCTATATGAACAATCCAGACAATTATCCATTACAAAGCTACCTGCAGACCCTCCTGCAAAGCTTTGAGCAAATCATGCTGAAATCTGGGTCAGATTATACACAGCTGTTGTCCATGATGAACGCCAGAACGGGGCGCGCCGCTCAGATGTTCCTGGGTGCCATTCCGATTTTACTTGTGTATCCATTCTTGCAGAAATATTTCACCAAAGGTTTGGTGTTAGGTAGCGTCAAAGGGTGA
- a CDS encoding sensor histidine kinase, with amino-acid sequence MPKMILQPIVENAIFHGLAELEEDGIITIRIQLRVDKVVIEICDNGVGMDHHTMQNLLEEKSSASTGTNGIGLHNVQRRIQLHFGKPYGIQVESKIGEGTIFSILLPAIIEAK; translated from the coding sequence ATGCCCAAAATGATCCTGCAGCCCATTGTGGAGAATGCGATATTTCATGGTCTGGCCGAGCTTGAGGAAGACGGAATCATTACCATTCGGATTCAACTGCGGGTGGATAAAGTTGTAATCGAAATCTGCGATAATGGCGTTGGTATGGATCATCATACGATGCAGAATCTATTGGAAGAAAAGTCCAGTGCAAGTACGGGAACCAATGGGATTGGATTGCATAATGTGCAGCGGCGGATTCAACTTCATTTTGGGAAACCCTATGGAATACAGGTGGAGAGTAAAATAGGTGAAGGCACCATTTTCTCCATTCTGCTGCCTGCCATCATAGAAGCCAAATAG
- a CDS encoding sensor histidine kinase: MKHVRPFRIKYKIMVICMTVIILPVLVMTINSYYSSERLLAQNYTTLLNDLAKQTNIRIDEFLKEIEKISLLASNGLSDNLSATHEGSFPIQDFLREGDEQHEIAAYNILMNYIMMKDRVFSIYLYNMNGGQDLFVSPHQPIDPNFKVANELWFKKFMHDKDRTITLTTRIDEQLENKILAVSHARKIHDVTSGKLLGVIVVSIDIKFIEIVNRNLQEGLRSRFMIVDEDDKIVYNVNERLIGTLFRDNVRPPESLNVVVTSPLSQQKWTTYLYMPLDELTADGKILGRNLVTLAIVIVLFAAVISIFLSHVITTPIKKLLRNIALVEKGQFEQVEPIGSRDEIGHLSIRFNRMSHELKRLVERMQQEEIEKAKAEMRALHDQIKPHFLYNTLGSVKWIASMQQADKIVEMTDALISMLRYATKSDGTLVTIREELE, encoded by the coding sequence ATGAAGCATGTTCGGCCCTTCCGAATCAAGTACAAAATTATGGTGATCTGTATGACGGTCATTATCCTTCCGGTATTGGTGATGACAATCAATTCGTATTACTCCTCAGAGCGGTTGTTGGCACAGAACTATACAACGTTGCTAAACGATCTGGCCAAACAGACGAATATTCGCATTGATGAGTTCCTCAAGGAGATTGAGAAAATTTCGTTGCTCGCCAGCAATGGGCTTAGTGACAATCTGTCTGCGACTCATGAAGGGAGTTTTCCGATCCAGGATTTCCTGCGAGAGGGGGATGAACAACATGAGATTGCCGCATACAATATTCTGATGAATTACATCATGATGAAAGATCGCGTATTCTCCATCTACCTCTACAATATGAACGGGGGGCAAGACCTTTTTGTCAGTCCACATCAACCCATTGATCCAAACTTCAAAGTAGCAAATGAATTGTGGTTTAAAAAGTTCATGCATGATAAGGATCGAACCATTACCCTCACAACACGAATCGACGAGCAATTGGAGAATAAAATACTGGCAGTGTCACACGCTCGCAAAATTCATGATGTGACTAGTGGAAAACTGCTTGGCGTGATTGTTGTCAGCATTGATATCAAATTCATTGAAATCGTCAATCGAAACTTGCAGGAGGGGCTGCGCTCCAGATTCATGATCGTTGATGAGGATGACAAGATCGTTTATAACGTGAACGAACGATTGATCGGGACACTGTTCCGGGACAACGTTCGTCCGCCTGAATCACTCAATGTCGTGGTGACCAGTCCCCTTAGTCAGCAAAAATGGACAACTTACTTATATATGCCTTTGGATGAGCTGACTGCTGATGGCAAAATATTGGGCCGTAATCTGGTGACGCTTGCCATTGTCATTGTTCTTTTTGCTGCCGTCATTTCCATCTTTCTATCTCATGTCATTACAACTCCCATTAAAAAACTGCTACGGAATATTGCTCTAGTCGAGAAAGGTCAGTTTGAACAAGTTGAACCTATTGGATCAAGAGACGAGATTGGACATTTATCCATTCGATTTAACAGAATGTCGCATGAATTGAAGCGGTTGGTCGAACGGATGCAGCAGGAAGAGATAGAAAAAGCCAAAGCCGAGATGCGTGCGCTCCATGACCAGATCAAGCCTCATTTTCTGTATAACACCCTTGGGTCAGTGAAATGGATCGCCTCAATGCAACAGGCTGACAAAATCGTGGAAATGACCGATGCCTTAATCTCGATGCTCCGCTATGCAACAAAATCCGATGGAACCCTCGTAACCATTCGTGAAGAACTTGAATAA